From one Nocardioides scoriae genomic stretch:
- a CDS encoding 3'(2'),5'-bisphosphate nucleotidase CysQ, whose protein sequence is MTDFADDHELAAWAATSAGELLLDVRRQGLEGRALKDAGDMAAHEHLMKVLAEHRPDDAILSEESWRGTESAHDRSLTDRVWIIDPLDGTREFSEPPRDDWAVHVALWQRGAGDGSGGLGDLVAGAVAQSALGETFHTGRPPLVPPSSSSRTRIVVSRTRPPAFVEAFAAEIDAELVPMGSAGAKVMAVVRDVADAYIHAGGQYEWDSAAPVAVARAAGLFTSRVDGSPLRYNQDDVSLPDLIVCRPELSETILEFVRRHGTD, encoded by the coding sequence GTGACTGACTTCGCCGATGACCACGAGCTCGCCGCCTGGGCCGCGACCTCCGCCGGAGAGCTGCTGCTCGACGTACGCCGCCAGGGCCTGGAGGGCCGTGCCCTCAAGGACGCCGGCGACATGGCCGCCCACGAGCACCTCATGAAGGTGCTCGCCGAGCACCGGCCCGACGACGCGATCCTGTCGGAGGAGTCGTGGCGCGGCACCGAGTCGGCTCACGACCGCAGCCTCACCGACCGGGTCTGGATCATCGACCCGCTCGACGGCACCCGGGAGTTCTCGGAGCCGCCTCGCGACGACTGGGCCGTCCACGTCGCGCTGTGGCAGCGCGGCGCCGGCGACGGCTCCGGCGGCCTGGGCGACCTCGTCGCCGGCGCGGTCGCCCAGTCGGCGCTGGGGGAGACCTTCCACACCGGCCGCCCCCCGCTCGTGCCCCCGTCGAGCTCCAGCCGAACCCGCATCGTCGTCAGCCGCACCCGCCCGCCGGCCTTCGTCGAGGCGTTCGCCGCCGAGATCGACGCCGAGCTGGTCCCGATGGGCTCCGCCGGCGCCAAGGTGATGGCGGTCGTCCGCGACGTCGCCGACGCCTACATCCACGCCGGGGGACAGTACGAGTGGGACTCCGCCGCCCCCGTCGCCGTCGCCCGCGCCGCCGGTCTGTTCACCAGCCGCGTCGACGGCTCGCCTCTGCGCTACAACCAGGACGACGTCTCCCTGCCCGACCTCATCGTGTGCCGGCCGGAGCTGTCGGAGACGATCCTGGAGTTCGTACGCCGCCACGGGACGGACTGA
- the pth gene encoding aminoacyl-tRNA hydrolase — protein MVDDAVWLVVGLGNPGPTYAGTRHNIGYLVTDELARRTGGSWRKHKTGRADVVEGRLGAPGSASPRVVLARPRCYMNESGGPVKALASFYKVAPDHVVAIHDELDIAFGTLRTKLGGGDNGHNGLKSMRASLGTGDFYRVRAGIGRPPGRQEPADFVLSAYSKVEQKELPFQVDSAADAVESLVREGLEATQQRYNS, from the coding sequence GTGGTCGATGACGCGGTCTGGCTGGTCGTCGGGCTGGGCAACCCCGGTCCGACGTACGCCGGGACGCGGCACAACATCGGCTACCTCGTCACCGACGAGCTCGCCCGGCGCACGGGCGGCTCGTGGCGCAAGCACAAGACCGGGCGCGCCGACGTCGTCGAAGGACGGCTCGGCGCGCCCGGCTCTGCGTCACCGCGGGTCGTGCTGGCGCGACCCCGCTGCTACATGAACGAGTCCGGGGGACCGGTCAAGGCGCTGGCCAGCTTCTACAAGGTCGCCCCCGACCACGTCGTGGCGATCCACGACGAGCTCGACATCGCCTTCGGCACGCTGCGCACCAAGCTCGGCGGCGGCGACAACGGCCACAACGGCCTGAAGTCGATGCGCGCCTCGCTCGGCACGGGCGACTTCTACCGCGTGCGCGCCGGCATCGGCCGCCCGCCGGGTCGCCAGGAGCCCGCCGACTTCGTGCTCTCGGCGTACTCCAAGGTCGAGCAGAAGGAGCTCCCCTTCCAGGTCGACTCCGCGGCCGACGCCGTCGAGTCGCTGGTGCGCGAGGGCCTCGAGGCCACGCAGCAGAGGTACAACTCCTAG
- a CDS encoding 50S ribosomal protein L25/general stress protein Ctc encodes MPEELIKAETRTEFGKGAARRIRRESKVPAVIYGHGNEPVHVTMPGHDTMMALKHGGSNALLSIDVEGKKYLALTKQVQSDPIKGFLEHLDFVEVRKGEMVTVDIPVVVVGESKSDALTVTELNTVSVEADATAIPESFEISVEDAEVGFQVFAKDLQLPSGATMLTDEDLLVVNVIHAPTAAEVDAELEEAEAEAGIERDESDEEAAEATEGSESEKAGEGDTVPETDANDGQR; translated from the coding sequence ATGCCCGAAGAGCTGATCAAGGCCGAGACCCGCACCGAGTTCGGCAAGGGTGCCGCCCGCCGGATCCGCCGCGAGTCCAAGGTGCCTGCCGTGATCTACGGCCACGGCAACGAGCCCGTGCACGTCACGATGCCCGGCCACGACACGATGATGGCGCTCAAGCACGGCGGCTCCAACGCGCTGCTGAGCATCGACGTCGAGGGCAAGAAGTACCTCGCGCTGACCAAGCAGGTCCAGAGCGACCCGATCAAGGGCTTCCTCGAGCACCTCGACTTCGTCGAGGTCCGCAAGGGCGAGATGGTCACCGTCGACATCCCCGTCGTGGTCGTCGGCGAGTCCAAGTCCGACGCCCTGACCGTGACCGAGCTCAACACGGTCTCCGTCGAGGCCGACGCCACCGCGATCCCCGAGTCGTTCGAGATCTCCGTCGAGGACGCCGAGGTCGGCTTCCAGGTGTTCGCCAAGGACCTCCAGCTGCCCAGCGGCGCCACCATGCTCACCGACGAGGACCTGCTCGTCGTCAACGTCATCCACGCGCCCACGGCGGCCGAGGTCGACGCGGAGCTGGAGGAGGCCGAGGCCGAGGCCGGCATCGAGCGCGACGAGTCCGACGAGGAGGCCGCCGAGGCCACCGAGGGCAGCGAGTCCGAGAAGGCCGGCGAGGGCGACACCGTCCCCGAGACCGACGCCAACGACGGCCAGCGCTGA
- a CDS encoding GNAT family N-acetyltransferase, protein MQVRLARTDELGEARLAGVRLLMDAAFPDDFDQTDWDHALGGTHALVEEGDRVVAHGSVVWRELLVDDRPVRTAYVEAVAVAPDRRRRGLAAAVMAALEERARAEGAELLALGSSDQGMPLYLARGWVPWPGPTGVRSPSGGGSWEPTPDDDGAVLVLAGTRPVPAGTRLVCDPRPGDVW, encoded by the coding sequence GTGCAGGTCCGGCTGGCGCGCACCGACGAGCTCGGCGAGGCGCGGCTGGCCGGCGTGCGCCTGCTGATGGACGCCGCCTTCCCCGACGACTTCGACCAGACCGACTGGGACCACGCCCTGGGCGGCACCCACGCCCTGGTCGAGGAGGGGGATCGGGTCGTCGCGCACGGCTCGGTCGTGTGGCGCGAGCTGCTCGTCGACGACCGGCCGGTCCGCACGGCGTACGTCGAGGCCGTGGCCGTCGCGCCCGACCGCCGCCGCCGTGGCCTGGCCGCCGCCGTGATGGCCGCCCTGGAGGAGCGCGCCCGCGCCGAGGGGGCCGAGCTGCTCGCCCTGGGCAGCAGCGACCAAGGGATGCCGCTCTACCTCGCCCGCGGCTGGGTGCCCTGGCCCGGCCCCACCGGCGTCCGCAGCCCGTCCGGTGGCGGGTCCTGGGAGCCCACGCCCGACGACGACGGCGCCGTGCTGGTCCTCGCCGGCACCCGCCCGGTGCCGGCCGGCACCCGCCTGGTCTGCGACCCCCGTCCGGGCGACGTCTGGTGA
- a CDS encoding ribose-phosphate diphosphokinase, translated as MKRTTEKNLMVFTGRAHPALADEVASLMGTELVPTSAYEFANSEIYVRYEESVRGSDAFVIQSHTAPVNEWIMEHLIMVDALKRASAKRITVVLPFYGYARQDKKHRGREPISARLMADLFKTAGADRLIAVDLHADQIQGFFDGPVDHLMAMPILADYVKEKYGDQRLAVVSPDAGRIKVAERWSARLGGVPLAFIHKTRREDRPNETVANRVVGKVEGRICILTDDMIDTGGTIVKAAEALMADGAAGVIIAATHAILSDPAVDRLKNSPATEVVVTNTLPIPDECLFDKLTVLSIAPLISRAIKEVFEDGSVTSMFDGHA; from the coding sequence ATGAAGCGCACCACCGAGAAGAACCTGATGGTCTTCACCGGACGGGCCCACCCGGCGCTGGCGGACGAGGTGGCCAGCCTCATGGGCACCGAGCTGGTACCCACCTCGGCGTACGAGTTCGCCAACTCCGAGATCTACGTGCGCTACGAGGAGTCCGTGCGCGGCTCCGACGCCTTCGTGATCCAGAGCCACACCGCTCCGGTCAACGAGTGGATCATGGAGCACCTGATCATGGTCGACGCGCTCAAGCGCGCCTCGGCCAAGCGGATCACCGTGGTGCTGCCGTTCTACGGCTACGCCCGCCAGGACAAGAAGCACCGCGGCCGCGAGCCCATCAGCGCCCGCCTCATGGCCGACCTGTTCAAGACCGCCGGCGCCGACCGGCTGATCGCCGTCGACCTGCACGCCGACCAGATCCAGGGCTTCTTCGACGGCCCCGTCGACCACCTGATGGCGATGCCGATCCTGGCCGACTACGTCAAGGAGAAGTACGGCGACCAGCGGCTCGCCGTCGTCTCGCCCGACGCCGGCCGGATCAAGGTCGCCGAGCGCTGGTCGGCCCGCCTCGGCGGCGTCCCGCTGGCCTTCATCCACAAGACCCGACGCGAGGACCGGCCCAACGAGACCGTCGCCAACCGCGTGGTCGGCAAGGTCGAGGGCCGCATCTGCATCCTCACCGACGACATGATCGACACCGGCGGCACGATCGTGAAGGCCGCCGAGGCCCTCATGGCCGACGGCGCGGCCGGCGTCATCATCGCCGCGACCCACGCGATCCTCTCCGACCCCGCGGTCGACCGGCTCAAGAACTCCCCGGCCACCGAGGTCGTGGTCACCAACACGCTGCCGATCCCCGACGAGTGCCTCTTCGACAAGCTGACGGTGCTCTCGATCGCCCCGCTCATCTCCCGGGCGATCAAGGAGGTCTTCGAGGACGGCTCGGTGACCTCGATGTTCGACGGCCACGCCTGA
- the glmU gene encoding bifunctional UDP-N-acetylglucosamine diphosphorylase/glucosamine-1-phosphate N-acetyltransferase GlmU, producing MSTPGPTPAVTVVVLAAGGGTRMKSKTAKVLHPLAGRSMVGHVLAAVAELQPRRVVAVVGHQREQVAPHVSEAMPEALIAVQKTQDGTGHAVRIAWEALPEADREGTVLVAYGDTPLLEGRSLAAFLEDHQGAGRAVSILSGIVARPHGYGRVVRDADGGVTGIVEQKDASPEQLAVNEINSGILAFDAAFLREALPRLSADNAAGEYYLTDTVALARQDGLGVGAFPLDDVLQTEGANDRAQLAELGREKNRRIVADWMRAGVTVMDPATTWIEVDVQLAPDVTILPGTQLLGATVVEEDAVIGPDCTLQDVEVGAGARVVRTHGQLAVIGAGATVGPFSYLRPGTRLGAGGKIGAFVETKNAQIGDGAKVPHLSYVGDAEIGEGTNIGAGTIVANYDGVHKHRTVIGKHARTASNNTFVAPVTVGDGAATGAGSVIREDVPAGALAVTAGPQRTISGWVLRRREGTAQADAARAAGAADEQAQEI from the coding sequence GTGAGCACCCCTGGACCCACCCCTGCCGTGACCGTCGTCGTCCTCGCCGCGGGCGGCGGCACCCGGATGAAGAGCAAGACCGCCAAGGTGCTGCACCCGCTGGCGGGTCGCAGCATGGTCGGCCACGTCCTGGCCGCCGTCGCCGAGCTGCAGCCGCGCCGCGTGGTCGCCGTCGTGGGCCACCAGCGCGAGCAGGTCGCGCCCCACGTCTCCGAGGCCATGCCCGAGGCGCTGATCGCCGTCCAGAAGACGCAGGACGGCACCGGCCACGCCGTCCGCATCGCGTGGGAGGCGCTGCCGGAGGCCGACCGCGAGGGCACCGTCCTGGTGGCGTACGGCGACACGCCGCTCCTCGAGGGCCGCAGCCTGGCCGCCTTCCTCGAGGACCACCAGGGCGCCGGCCGCGCGGTGAGCATCCTGTCGGGCATCGTGGCCCGGCCCCACGGCTACGGCCGGGTGGTGCGCGACGCCGACGGCGGCGTGACCGGCATCGTGGAGCAGAAGGACGCCAGCCCCGAGCAGCTCGCGGTCAACGAGATCAACAGCGGCATCCTGGCCTTCGACGCGGCCTTCCTGCGCGAGGCGCTGCCGCGGCTCTCGGCCGACAACGCGGCGGGGGAGTACTACCTGACCGACACCGTCGCCCTGGCCCGCCAGGACGGCCTCGGCGTCGGCGCCTTCCCGCTCGACGACGTGCTCCAGACCGAGGGCGCCAACGACCGCGCCCAGCTCGCCGAGCTCGGCCGCGAGAAGAACCGCCGCATCGTGGCCGACTGGATGCGGGCCGGCGTGACCGTGATGGACCCCGCGACCACCTGGATCGAGGTCGACGTCCAGCTCGCCCCGGACGTGACGATCCTGCCCGGCACCCAGCTGCTCGGCGCCACCGTGGTCGAGGAGGACGCCGTGATCGGCCCCGACTGCACGCTCCAGGACGTCGAGGTCGGCGCGGGGGCGCGGGTGGTGCGCACCCACGGCCAGCTCGCCGTCATCGGGGCCGGCGCGACGGTCGGGCCCTTCTCCTACCTGCGGCCCGGCACCCGGCTCGGCGCCGGCGGCAAGATCGGCGCCTTCGTGGAGACCAAGAACGCCCAGATCGGCGACGGCGCCAAGGTCCCGCACCTGTCGTACGTCGGCGACGCCGAGATCGGCGAGGGCACCAACATCGGGGCCGGCACGATCGTGGCCAACTACGACGGGGTCCACAAGCACCGCACCGTCATCGGCAAGCACGCCCGGACGGCCAGCAACAACACCTTCGTCGCGCCCGTGACCGTCGGCGACGGCGCCGCCACGGGAGCCGGCTCGGTGATCCGCGAGGACGTGCCCGCGGGCGCGCTGGCCGTCACCGCGGGTCCGCAGCGCACCATCTCCGGGTGGGTGCTGCGCCGCCGCGAGGGCACCGCCCAGGCCGACGCCGCCCGGGCCGCGGGCGCCGCGGACGAGCAGGCGCAGGAGATCTGA
- a CDS encoding glycerophosphodiester phosphodiesterase, producing MTPLGTTRHTVVLALMTALTLSAPGLVGPAQATSPSTTAARASDSSGPDRGVRASEPLVIGHRGASGYRPEHTLASYKLAIRMGADYIEPDLVSTKDGVLVSRHENEISGTTDVAAHPEFAARRTTKTIDGKPITGWFTEDFTLAELRTLRAKERLPQVRPNNTQYDGRFLVPTFDEVLDLVNRTNRKRPGTARDIGVYPETKHPTYFASIGLALERPMLRELRNHGLDRRNAKVFLQSFETRNLRQLDKKTDLPLIQLMDATGAPYDLVAEGDPRTWADLTKPAGLRFIARYADGIGPNKDLVLPRDANNRVGAPSALVTDAHRQGLLVHVFTLRRENQFMAANFQQGTDPNAPGNMAAEVKAFLDTGIDGFFTDNSDIGVAARDAWVRSARRVA from the coding sequence ATGACTCCTCTCGGAACGACCCGGCACACCGTCGTGCTGGCCCTGATGACCGCGCTCACCCTCTCGGCCCCCGGCCTGGTGGGCCCCGCCCAGGCGACCTCGCCCAGCACCACCGCCGCCCGCGCCTCCGACTCCTCCGGTCCCGACCGGGGGGTGCGGGCCTCCGAGCCGCTGGTGATCGGTCACCGCGGCGCGTCGGGCTACCGGCCCGAGCACACGCTGGCGTCGTACAAGCTGGCGATCCGGATGGGCGCCGACTACATCGAGCCCGACCTCGTCTCGACCAAGGACGGCGTCCTGGTCTCGCGCCACGAGAACGAGATCAGCGGCACCACCGACGTGGCCGCCCACCCGGAGTTCGCGGCGCGCAGGACGACCAAGACCATCGACGGCAAGCCGATCACCGGCTGGTTCACCGAGGACTTCACGCTCGCCGAGCTGCGCACGCTGCGCGCCAAGGAGCGGCTGCCGCAGGTGAGGCCCAACAACACGCAGTACGACGGCCGCTTCCTGGTGCCGACCTTCGACGAGGTCCTCGACCTGGTCAACCGCACCAACCGCAAGCGCCCCGGCACCGCGCGCGACATCGGCGTCTACCCGGAGACCAAGCACCCGACGTACTTCGCCTCGATCGGGCTGGCCCTCGAGCGCCCGATGCTGCGCGAGCTGCGCAACCACGGGCTCGACCGCAGGAACGCCAAGGTGTTCCTCCAGAGCTTCGAGACCCGCAACCTGCGCCAGCTGGACAAGAAGACCGACCTGCCGCTGATCCAGCTCATGGACGCCACGGGCGCGCCGTACGACCTGGTCGCGGAGGGTGACCCCCGCACCTGGGCCGACCTGACCAAGCCGGCGGGCCTGAGGTTCATCGCGCGGTACGCCGACGGCATCGGCCCCAACAAGGACCTCGTGCTGCCCCGCGACGCGAACAACCGGGTCGGCGCCCCCAGCGCGCTGGTCACCGACGCCCACCGCCAGGGCCTGCTGGTGCACGTGTTCACGCTGCGCCGGGAGAACCAGTTCATGGCCGCCAACTTCCAGCAGGGCACCGACCCCAACGCGCCCGGCAACATGGCCGCCGAGGTGAAGGCGTTCCTCGACACCGGCATCGACGGGTTCTTCACCGACAACTCCGACATCGGCGTCGCTGCCCGGGATGCCTGGGTGCGGTCGGCGCGGAGGGTGGCGTAG
- a CDS encoding acyl-CoA thioesterase domain-containing protein encodes MPLSFFVPAPDPDAGAVVPTDAACSLWSNDHLHGVAVSGLLARAAEAQVADLGREDLRPARWTVDLFRPARRRVTRTRASVVRASARLCLVDVVMEQDVPPEEGGSDGGVETVARASGLFLRVGHPAPGKVWEPDDAPQPPPLDLAPPTDRPRLPLFRSEGVGWHSSFAEHQNAGRKATWQVGVPVVAGERPSGFVAAASIADVTSMTTNWGDGGIEQINTDITLTLARQPDGVEIGLEALDRVSANGIAVGTVTVFDRRGRLGTAVVTSVSNTRRTVDLTGSDPAEDTRLQRGV; translated from the coding sequence GTGCCCCTCTCCTTCTTCGTGCCCGCCCCCGACCCGGACGCCGGCGCCGTGGTCCCCACCGATGCGGCGTGCAGCCTGTGGAGCAACGACCACCTGCACGGCGTCGCGGTCAGCGGGCTGCTGGCGCGGGCGGCCGAGGCGCAGGTCGCCGACCTGGGCCGCGAGGACCTGCGGCCGGCGCGGTGGACGGTCGACCTGTTCCGCCCCGCCCGCCGCCGGGTGACGCGGACCCGGGCCAGCGTCGTGCGGGCCTCCGCGCGGCTGTGCCTGGTCGACGTCGTGATGGAGCAGGACGTCCCGCCGGAGGAGGGCGGGTCCGACGGCGGCGTCGAGACGGTGGCCCGGGCGAGCGGGCTGTTCCTGCGCGTCGGCCACCCGGCGCCGGGCAAGGTCTGGGAGCCCGACGACGCCCCGCAGCCGCCGCCGCTCGACCTGGCGCCGCCGACCGACCGGCCGCGGCTGCCGCTGTTCCGCAGCGAGGGCGTCGGCTGGCACTCGTCCTTCGCCGAGCACCAGAACGCCGGCCGCAAGGCGACCTGGCAGGTCGGCGTGCCCGTCGTCGCGGGGGAGCGGCCCTCGGGCTTCGTGGCCGCCGCGTCGATCGCCGACGTCACCAGCATGACCACCAATTGGGGCGACGGCGGCATCGAGCAGATCAACACCGACATCACGCTCACGCTCGCCCGTCAGCCCGACGGCGTCGAGATCGGCCTCGAGGCCCTCGACCGGGTCTCCGCCAACGGCATCGCGGTCGGCACCGTGACGGTCTTCGACCGCCGGGGCCGGCTCGGCACCGCCGTGGTCACCTCGGTGTCGAACACCCGCCGCACGGTCGACCTGACCGGCAGCGACCCGGCCGAGGACACCCGGCTGCAGCGCGGCGTCTGA
- a CDS encoding methyltransferase domain-containing protein, with the protein MAFSWDPARYLGYADHRARPFHDLLAQIGAEDPSLVVDLGCGAGNLTALLPRRWPGARVLGSDSSEQMVEAARGAVGPGVELEVGDVRDWPDRGLRPDVLVSNAVLHWLPDHLDLLPGLAGTVAPGGWLAFQVPGSFGAPSHTLVTELAGRAPYAAHTGEVATMASHDPQTYLRLLADLGWEVDAWETTYSHVLTGEDPVFGWISGTGLRPTVQALPPELREQFEAELRPLLRAAYPEHGGVTVMPFRRVFVVARRP; encoded by the coding sequence ATGGCCTTCAGCTGGGACCCCGCCCGCTACCTGGGGTACGCCGACCACCGCGCCCGCCCCTTCCACGACCTGCTCGCGCAGATCGGCGCCGAGGACCCGTCCCTGGTCGTCGACCTCGGCTGCGGGGCGGGCAACCTGACGGCGCTGCTGCCGCGCCGCTGGCCCGGCGCCCGCGTCCTCGGCAGCGACAGCAGCGAGCAGATGGTCGAGGCCGCCCGCGGAGCGGTGGGCCCGGGCGTCGAGCTCGAGGTCGGCGACGTGCGTGACTGGCCCGACCGCGGTCTGCGCCCCGACGTGCTGGTCAGCAACGCGGTGCTGCACTGGCTGCCCGACCACCTCGACCTGCTGCCCGGCCTCGCGGGCACGGTCGCGCCCGGTGGTTGGCTGGCCTTCCAGGTGCCGGGCAGCTTCGGTGCTCCCAGCCACACCCTGGTGACCGAGCTGGCCGGGCGGGCGCCGTACGCCGCGCACACCGGCGAGGTGGCCACCATGGCCAGCCACGACCCGCAGACCTACCTGCGGCTGCTGGCCGACCTGGGGTGGGAGGTCGACGCGTGGGAGACGACGTACAGCCACGTGCTGACCGGCGAGGACCCCGTGTTCGGCTGGATCAGCGGCACCGGGCTGCGGCCGACCGTGCAGGCGCTGCCGCCGGAGCTGCGCGAGCAGTTCGAGGCCGAGCTGCGGCCGCTGCTGCGGGCGGCGTACCCCGAGCACGGTGGGGTGACCGTGATGCCGTTCCGCCGGGTGTTCGTGGTCGCGCGACGTCCCTGA
- a CDS encoding MarR family winged helix-turn-helix transcriptional regulator, producing MEHDEVDELVRAWGRERSDLDLAPVEVFSRVARLARLLDGLRREAFAGHGVEPWEFDVLAALRRAGAPYELTPGSLLRQTMVTSGTMTNRVDRLVERDLVERRPDPSDRRGVLVRLTATGKRSVDGAFESLLDSERRLLSVIPAPERDRLALALKQLMAPLG from the coding sequence GTGGAGCACGACGAGGTCGACGAGCTGGTGCGCGCCTGGGGGCGCGAGCGCTCCGACCTCGACCTGGCCCCCGTCGAGGTGTTCAGCCGGGTGGCCCGGCTGGCCCGGCTGCTGGACGGCCTGCGACGCGAAGCGTTCGCCGGGCACGGCGTCGAGCCGTGGGAGTTCGACGTGCTGGCGGCGCTGCGTCGGGCGGGCGCGCCGTACGAGCTGACGCCGGGGTCGCTGCTGCGCCAGACCATGGTCACCAGCGGCACCATGACCAACCGCGTCGACCGGCTCGTCGAGCGCGACCTCGTCGAGCGGCGCCCCGACCCGAGCGACCGACGCGGCGTGCTGGTGCGGCTGACGGCGACCGGCAAGCGCAGCGTCGACGGCGCCTTCGAGTCGCTGCTCGACAGCGAGCGCCGGCTGCTGAGCGTCATCCCGGCGCCCGAGCGCGACCGGCTGGCGCTGGCGCTCAAGCAGCTGATGGCCCCGCTGGGCTGA
- a CDS encoding ABC-F family ATP-binding cassette domain-containing protein, with translation MSQRANLVNLERVTKSYGVRILLDEVSLGVGEGDHVGIVGRNGDGKTTLLDLMGGRAEPDSGRVSRTRGLQVGYLSQRDDLDEAATVREVVLGGRADHEWAADPRSREVVAELLVGIDLERTVAGLSGGERRRCSLSHLLLGEHDLLLLDEPTNHLDVEAVAWLAGFLRARAASRRTSAMVVVTHDRWFLDEVCTTTWEVHPGADGAGVVDAYDGGYAAFVLARAERSRQAAASESRRQNLMRKELAWLRRGAPARTSKPKFRMDAASALIEDEPPPRDRLELQKFATQRLGKDVVDLEDVDLVRGERRLLSGATWRLGAGDRVGVVGVNGAGKSSVLALVAGDLQPDHGRAKLGRTVSLAHLTQQVPIEDPEARVLPTIEGLKRITRTATGQELTASSLLERFGFTGDKLTARLGDLSGGERRRFQLMRLLMSEPNVLLLDEPTNDLDIETLNVLEDFLDAWPGTLVVVSHDRYFLERVTDSTWALMGDGTLSMLPGGIEQYLEHRRAGGGAPVSVAGVGTAAGSGSGAAAPGSAGSGAGSGAASAAGSGDERSLRKTMARVEKQLARIDAREAQLHAEMLTHAQDHARLTDLMAELTSVTAEKEALELEWMEAAEQVG, from the coding sequence ATGAGCCAGCGCGCCAACCTGGTCAACCTCGAGCGGGTCACCAAGTCCTACGGCGTCAGGATCCTGCTCGACGAGGTCAGCCTCGGCGTCGGGGAGGGCGACCACGTCGGCATCGTCGGTCGCAACGGCGACGGCAAGACCACGCTGCTCGACCTCATGGGCGGCCGCGCCGAGCCCGACTCCGGACGCGTCTCGCGCACCCGCGGCCTCCAGGTCGGCTACCTCTCCCAGCGCGACGACCTCGACGAGGCCGCCACGGTGCGCGAGGTCGTCCTCGGTGGCCGCGCCGACCACGAGTGGGCGGCCGACCCGCGCTCGCGCGAGGTGGTGGCCGAGCTGCTCGTCGGCATCGACCTCGAGCGCACGGTCGCGGGCCTGTCCGGTGGCGAGCGGCGGCGCTGCTCGCTGTCGCACCTGCTGCTCGGCGAGCACGACCTGCTGCTCCTCGACGAGCCCACCAACCACCTCGACGTCGAGGCCGTCGCGTGGCTGGCCGGCTTCCTGCGCGCCCGTGCCGCGTCGCGGCGTACGTCGGCGATGGTGGTGGTGACCCACGACCGCTGGTTCCTCGACGAGGTCTGCACCACGACCTGGGAGGTCCACCCCGGGGCCGACGGCGCGGGCGTGGTCGACGCCTACGACGGCGGGTACGCCGCGTTCGTGCTGGCCCGCGCCGAGCGCAGCCGTCAGGCGGCCGCCTCGGAGTCGCGCCGCCAGAACCTGATGCGCAAGGAGCTGGCCTGGCTGCGCCGCGGCGCCCCGGCCCGCACCTCGAAGCCGAAGTTCCGCATGGACGCCGCCAGCGCCCTCATCGAGGACGAGCCGCCGCCGCGCGACCGCCTCGAGCTGCAGAAGTTCGCCACCCAGCGGCTGGGCAAGGACGTCGTCGACCTCGAGGACGTCGACCTGGTCCGCGGCGAGCGGCGGCTGCTCTCGGGCGCGACCTGGCGCCTCGGCGCGGGCGACCGCGTCGGCGTGGTCGGCGTCAACGGCGCCGGCAAGAGCTCGGTGCTGGCGCTGGTCGCCGGCGACCTGCAGCCCGACCACGGCCGCGCCAAGCTCGGCCGCACCGTCTCGCTGGCCCACCTGACCCAGCAGGTGCCGATCGAGGACCCCGAGGCGCGGGTGCTGCCGACCATCGAGGGTCTCAAGCGGATCACCCGCACCGCCACCGGCCAGGAGCTGACCGCGAGCTCGCTGCTGGAGCGCTTCGGCTTCACCGGCGACAAGCTGACCGCCCGCCTCGGCGACCTCTCGGGCGGGGAGCGGCGCCGCTTCCAGCTGATGCGGCTGCTGATGTCGGAGCCCAACGTGCTGCTGCTCGACGAGCCGACCAACGACCTCGACATCGAGACCCTCAACGTCCTCGAGGACTTCCTCGACGCCTGGCCCGGGACGCTGGTCGTGGTCAGCCACGACCGCTACTTCCTCGAGCGGGTCACCGACTCCACCTGGGCCCTGATGGGCGACGGCACGCTGTCGATGCTGCCGGGCGGCATCGAGCAGTACCTCGAGCACCGGCGCGCCGGGGGAGGGGCGCCGGTGTCCGTGGCCGGCGTCGGCACCGCAGCCGGGTCCGGGTCCGGTGCGGCTGCGCCGGGGTCGGCTGGGTCGGGCGCGGGGTCGGGTGCGGCGTCGGCCGCCGGCTCCGGTGACGAGCGGTCGCTGCGCAAGACCATGGCGCGGGTCGAGAAGCAGCTGGCCCGGATCGACGCCCGCGAGGCCCAGCTCCACGCCGAGATGCTCACCCACGCCCAGGACCACGCCCGCCTCACCGACCTGATGGCCGAGCTCACCTCGGTCACCGCCGAGAAGGAGGCCCTCGAGCTGGAGTGGATGGAGGCGGCGGAGCAGGTCGGGTAG